Sequence from the Megalops cyprinoides isolate fMegCyp1 chromosome 4, fMegCyp1.pri, whole genome shotgun sequence genome:
GGAGTGGGTCCGCGGTGACGTGTCGTCAAGGCGACCGGCACCGTTCGCTGATGGGAGGGAAGTGTGAGCCAAATGTGACAGGAAGGGGGATCCACAGAGCCTTCAGTGGCTACGCTCCGCTAACTTTGAACAACTGGCTCGCATCTACATCGAATCGTGACAGCTTGTTtaattcgtttttttttttttttacttttgaggtgtttttttttttgtcacctACTCAACGCTAGTTCAATAGAGGTCTGTCTTGCTCACGACggcacagcactcacacacttaGTTTCATTTAGCTCTTACTAAAGCCcgcaatcaatcaatcaatcaagtttATTTATACAGCGCTGCCGACAAAAGAGTTGTCACAGAGCATGGCACGATGTTCACCAAAGGCAAGCAGCCCACCGTTGTTTCAGTGTGAATAGAGACAAGCCGGAGGAAGAGTTCAGTGACATGAAGACAATAGCCAAAGGAAGTAAAACAAAAGCTTCAGCAAcagctaaatgaatgcagtgcgGCAGAGAAAGGATCTAAAGGTTCTTATGAAATGAGTTAAGCCGTAGACCAAGTTTTGAAGAGTTTTGCTGTGAATACGAGCGTTGCACCCAGCCCCGACAGGCAGGAGGGTATGAGCCACGTGAATCCCATCGTGTTTCCAGAGATGCATGCAACGGCaggacgaaaaaaaaaaaaaacgtcctgaaaactgtccctctgtctgttagATCACACTTCACAGATGCACCTCATTGCAGGTGCCACTTGGATTTTCGTTTCCGGGACTGACAAGTTCGttagaggcaggcagagactAGCAGTAACAATCCTTTACCTTTGATTACTATGAATGAAGCAGTATTTTCCAATCCCTGCCCTGCCTTTGCTGGAAGGTGGGAACGGAAGAGGAACAGTGAGATACACTCATCATGTAGAGTAACATGCATATTCACAGTTACTGACCATGACTAAACCTAACCACTATGACCCTCTGTCCCCAACACTGcgtaatgaatttaagcaactgttacattttattcatttttcattctcacACAATTTTTGTTAATGTCAGTGACCACTGAGTCCCTGGTAGAGGGTaaccatgtttaaaaaaaatgtaaaaaatgaacacttgcTTACATTCCTAactcaaaattaaggacaaagggCCATGGCTGTTGGACTGAATCTGGACCTTagacagaggtggaaaactccggcttcagaaagtacaAGTCCTcccacgtatttgttccacccatgcactacaccagctgaattgaattagcacaactcttcagccaggtagaggagctaattaatgaaatcaccttgtttagtgaatggctagaacaaatacatggtaggacttttactctctgaagccggggttttccacctctgatcTTAGAGCATAACACATCAGAGCTTCCTGTTATACTATACTGTCAGTGTTAAAGACCTTAAAGTAGAGTATACTATACTGGTACACTCCACTTTAAGGTTGTTGACATTTACGAGGCAAACATTAATTGAGGCTGTGGGACGAAGAACCCTGAGGTGGCAGGGGAGGCTGGTGTTCAGTATTGCCCGTTTTGGTATTTCGGGGGCGGACATGTTCAGAGGAAGTGACTTACGTCAGAATGGTTCCTGGAGCAGAGGGgcacctctccatctccctcctgcCCCAGTCAAAGGGGTTCCCAAAAGAACGTTTGCGCAGCATGGTCTTCACCAGGATCTAGagccaggaagaggaagaggaggacgaagaggaagaggaagaagcacGTGGAGACTCAACTCAGCTGCTTCAGGACCACATACATCAGAAGAATTGAGCATGGAGGTGCAGtgttctgcatttcagcagtaaaaaaaaaaaatgatacaagCCTCAATGCACTGTACGAGCTATGCAGAAAGGCACAGCATAAATAGGACAGCATAGGCTAATAGCGGCTAATGCTAATCatctctgactgtgtgctgtgtgacactGCGAGCGGCTTGCTCCGTTCGCTCACCACCGTGGCCAGGCTGGGGATGTGCTTGACCGAattctccacctcctcctccgtcACCTCGATCAGGGTGCAGTTCTCATCCTCCGAGGGGAGGGGCTCCGCGCCGTGCCTCGTCACCCACGGGTGCACCTGGGAAAGAGACCACGCAGATAACCGCCTGAATGCCGTGCACGGACATGCAATCACGCTTCTGTTCTCACACCCCCTGCACAAAGCACCTTCCCCCACACAGGCATCCAGCAGGTCTCCTTTACTGACCCTTCCAGGGACTATGAGTCCTGAGCCTACTGTATTTTTTAGAGCTTAGCACGTAAACATAcaagaagagaaagacagaatttCACAGATGAAGCACACAGACTCGAAGGCAGACCTTGATTTGTGGCACTGTGATTCTGGTTTCCGGATTCTTGTCCAGCATCTTTAAGAGCAGGTCCTTTAGGTCCTCAGACACATCGACGCTGCAAACAGGGGAGCACAAGCGTCACATGTGCTGCCACGTCACCATGGCACAGCAGTGAGATTCAAACTGCCAGCAAAGGTTATAAGCACCCCAAGATGCAAACCTGAATGCAGTACATGCtaatatgtgtgtctgtactgtatgtatgtgtgtgtgtgtgtacacatgtatgcatatgtatgttttgtgtatgtgtgtgtatatgcatgtaggTGTAGTtactctgtgtgagtgtgtgtgtgtgtgtatgcatatatgtgtatgtacagtgggtgtgtgtgtgtgcgagtgtgcatgcatgcttgtttgTATGCACATGCCTGTTTGTATGTgcacgcgtgcatgtgtgcacagtattgtgtgtgtgtgtgtgtgtgtgtgtaggggtgtgtgcgtgtaggggtgtgtgcgtgtgtgtgtgtgtgtgtgtgtatatgcatgtaggTGTagttactctgtgtgtgtgtgtgtgtgtgtgtgtgtgtgtgtgtaggggtgtgtgcgtgtaggggtgtgtgcgtgtgtgtgtgtgtgtgtgtatatgcatgtaggTGTagttactctgtgtgtgtgtgtgtgtgtgtgtgtgtgtgtaggggtgtgtgcgtgtgtgtgtgtgtgtgtgtaggggtgtgtgcgtgtgtgtgtgtgtgtgtaggggtgtgtgcgtgtgtgcgcgtgtgtgtgcgcgcgcgcgcagCTCACTGCTCTGGCAGCTCCACTGGCTGGGTCTTGATCTTCTGGTGGAGACTGAGGATACGTTCGTCCATGAAGGGACACTGCGGGGACAGAGGCGACAGTGACATACCCAGGCGTAAAAGGTGTGAAACGGCTCACCggagtgtgtctctctgatgtgCTAACTGTGTATACTGTGAATCTTTCAAGGTCAAGAGGGGGCAGGAACATTCTCTTATCTGCTGGTTTTTTGGTATCTGATCTAATACATTGTGGTGTGAGGCCTAAACTCAATAAGTTACATTGTAATTTCTGTTATTGTGCAAAGAAGTACATGATAGGTAAATTTACCACtccaaatacaaaacaatacagagTCACTCCCATTGCCCACACATCCAGAgcctgaaaaagaagaaaaaaaaaattcatgacATCATATTTTGGTTTTTTAAGCCTTCTTCAGCATGTTTCATAGTTACAGCGATAGAGCAGCTCCTAGATAACCCTGCAGTCATGATGCTTCAACCGTTTCAAATCTTTTACTCACAACCCAACGGGCTCAATCCTTTAGTTGCACTTCTAAATGAAACCTCCAGGGGGcgaaatgcattcaatcacctTGCCAGAGAAGTTTTTCCTGGTCTCCGAAAGGGTCTCGGGTGCGAGGAAGGCCGGGGTCCCCACAGTACTCGTCAGTAGCGCGTCCGTGCCCTCGAACTGGTTACTGACCCCAAAGTCAGCAATTTTAATGTGACCGTCTTCCCCCACCAAGAGGTTGGAAGGCTTAATGTCTCGATGAATTATCTTCTGataatgcactgaaaataaaaaacaaacatatatgcatacatatttcCTCCACTATTTAAACGGTTAATAGCAAATGGCACAATTTTGACTTAATGAGGGTTAGGGCTAATTTTGGCATTGTAAGTCAATTATCAAGGCATGGGGGGACACTGAGGAGAAGGCATAGCTTCTGAGAGGGGAGGTGGTTTATCATATCCTTCTTTTATTTCAAGAGCGAGGAGAGCTGTCAACTCACAGAACTCGATTCCTCTCAGAAGGTCCTGGAAGTAGAATCGGGCCTGGTCTTCGGTCAGCGGTTTATCTGTCGGGACCTCCATCACCGCCCTGAGGGGatgccacacacagagagagagccagttCAACTCAGCCCCGACTAGGGGACGGTCCACCATACATGTAAGCACTGATTATTAGGCACTTAAGGTATTTACTCACCCTTGTTTGACCAGCTCGAAAActgcaaaagagagagaatgtttaAAACAGAACTGCAATCAAACTGTGGACACAATCATTCAAAACTAGACTGAGCATGCAGTTTTGTGCCGGCCATGTTCATATTGGTTGCAAATACGTCACGCAGGATAAAGAtttgagcagtgtgtgtgtgtgtgtgtgtgtgtgtgtcagacaggaTGAACAGATGTCCTGCCAGCAGAAGTTGGCTGTTTGGATGGGGGGCTCCTGGCACTCGTACCCATGTACAGATGGTCCTCGCTGGGATCGTCCAGCACCTGGACACGGGGAAGAGGAGAAACGGGATGGGCGAGAATTCACGCAGAGGCAACACAAGGACCCTTCAACACTGAGTCCACTGATGCCTTAATACCAGCCTGTGTTCAGTCTTCTTTACACCGAGTAAAGTAGTCTGCTAGTGCCGCTAACACTAACGGCTGCTAACACTAACGGCTGCTAACGTCTCCCAGTTACCTCCACTAGCTTCACCACGTTGGGGTGGTCCAGCTTCTTCAGGATGGCGATCTCCTGGTACACTCGCTCCAAGGGTCCCTTGGGCTGGGGGGGGCCCTCGGAGTCCACCTTGGCACCTCGAGGCGGGGGTCGCCCTGCAGGAGAAcggggggggtggttgggtgAGATTACGGAACCCCCTTTACCAAAATCATGGGACAGTCACTGTGTACTATTTGTGCTCTAAGGTTTCACTGGATGGGTGCACGATGTGGACGGCTCGGGGGGCTGGCTCTAGGGCCCGCGCGGCACTTACGCGGGAAGCCAGCCTGCCTCATCAGCTTCTTCTTCGACAGCACTTTCATTGCCTGCGGGAGAGAAGAGGCACAGAGTCTCCGTCTGTCAGAGCGCACATGCTACCCTCtccccagcccctctctctctcaccgcAGTCTGCGAGATGGACCGCCAGGCCCTGAGGAgctcctaaccctaacccttccCAGCGCCTCCCTGCCCCTGCATCCACTGCGGCGCTCGGGAGACCAGATAATTCTGTAATGCGACACTCCGCTCGATTCCCGCTCCATTattcctgcccctctctcctctaacAGCACGCTGCCCTATTTCTTTTCTAAGCATTCAGGAGACAAAGACAGCCAGATCTAAGTAAAACACATTCTGTCTTCTGAACGCGCAATCAGTATGTGTTAGTTTATTACCCTTTATTTAGCCTGACTGCAGCGCTCTTTGTATGAAATCCGATATTCATCGGGTGAAATCCAATGTTCATCTAAATCGCCCAAcgtttgcctgtttttccccctGACCAGAGGGGCGGGGCATCGGCGATACTCACATAATACGTGTTGTCGTCCTCGTTGTACGCCAGCTTGACGACTCCATAGGAGCCCTTGTCGGGAAAcaggagacacacagtgagCCGAAGATGAGCTGCAGCTGTCCCATAATTCCACCCTGTCCAGCAGGGAAGTGCGGTGCCATAGCACCTGAGAGGGGGCGCTGTCCCTTCTCTCCGTCCCCCGAtgcaggggagagcaggagggggggcggggacaCAAGGGGGACGTGGGACAACGAGCTCATTTTACACCCATATCTGCTCAAAGCTCCTTGACAGGTGAAGAAATCCTGTCTGTACCGATGTGCATTTGCTGCCCATTTTGATTAAGGTCTGCCAAATCATATTAATATATTGATATAGCATATGAATTATTTCTCTgacaggaaaccacacacacggcacactgacacacttaGACTGCTGCACTGTGGGAAGGTAGCACTTCCTCCTCACCGAcccccacacagacacgccCGCACTCTTTCACCCggcccccctctctgtcacaaacacacacgcgcgcgcgcacacacatacacacacacgcatgcatgcacacagacacacatacacacacacgcgcgcgcgcacacacacacaaacgcacacagacacacacacagctgctctctttTTCACccggcccctctctctcacagacacacacacacacacacacacacacgcacacacaggtcCCAGTGGAGTGGACAGATTGGAGGTATAGCAGGGAGGCTGCTTGCTGCTTGCAGTCTATTCCACGGATATACAAACAACCTTTCGGGGGAAAATCTTTTCAGAAGCTTTAACGATTTCCCACTGACTGAAGAGAACAgaggcagaaacacagcaggggcACACAGATGAAGCTCTTCTATTGCAAGCAATTACAACACTTTTTTAATCTACCATTCTCTTAAAAGTTGGAACATACTTTTTTCCCAtctt
This genomic interval carries:
- the LOC118776262 gene encoding calcium/calmodulin-dependent protein kinase kinase 2-like isoform X2, coding for MSSCVSALPSAKPPPACGYALCPPPATQPRPPHRQHPPPLLPSVLNLPPAVMESLIVVTEYEPSGPGEEVEDMDSSDTPEPATSPMHERLSHAGSPEALFPESRESRARLNLSDRKLSLQERTHTASSPCGSPGLNGRYIYPSLPYSPITSPHASPRLPRRPTVESHRVSITDLQDCVQLNQYKLKDEIGKGSYGVVKLAYNEDDNTYYAMKVLSKKKLMRQAGFPRRPPPRGAKVDSEGPPQPKGPLERVYQEIAILKKLDHPNVVKLVEVLDDPSEDHLYMVFELVKQGAVMEVPTDKPLTEDQARFYFQDLLRGIEFLHYQKIIHRDIKPSNLLVGEDGHIKIADFGVSNQFEGTDALLTSTVGTPAFLAPETLSETRKNFSGKALDVWAMGVTLYCFVFGVCPFMDERILSLHQKIKTQPVELPEHVDVSEDLKDLLLKMLDKNPETRITVPQIKVHPWVTRHGAEPLPSEDENCTLIEVTEEEVENSVKHIPSLATVILVKTMLRKRSFGNPFDWGRREMERCPSAPGTILTKQESGDNMRNMDLPFVGEDEVLS
- the LOC118776262 gene encoding calcium/calmodulin-dependent protein kinase kinase 2-like isoform X1, encoding MSSCVSALPSAKPPPACGYALCPPPATQPRPPHRQHPPPLLPSVLNLPPAVMESLIVVTEYEPSGPGEEVEDMDSSDTPEPATSPMHERLSHAGSPEALFPESRESRARLNLSDRKLSLQERTHTASSPCGSPGLNGRYIYPSLPYSPITSPHASPRLPRRPTVESHRVSITDLQDCVQLNQYKLKDEIGKGSYGVVKLAYNEDDNTYYAMKVLSKKKLMRQAGFPRRPPPRGAKVDSEGPPQPKGPLERVYQEIAILKKLDHPNVVKLVEVLDDPSEDHLYMVFELVKQGAVMEVPTDKPLTEDQARFYFQDLLRGIEFLHYQKIIHRDIKPSNLLVGEDGHIKIADFGVSNQFEGTDALLTSTVGTPAFLAPETLSETRKNFSGKALDVWAMGVTLYCFVFGVCPFMDERILSLHQKIKTQPVELPEHVDVSEDLKDLLLKMLDKNPETRITVPQIKVHPWVTRHGAEPLPSEDENCTLIEVTEEEVENSVKHIPSLATVILVKTMLRKRSFGNPFDWGRREMERCPSAPGTILTKGRAGIGKYCFIHSNQRKQESGDNMRNMDLPFVGEDEVLS